From Vagococcus jeotgali, one genomic window encodes:
- a CDS encoding ATP-binding cassette domain-containing protein — protein sequence MGIIEIKGLKVYYPIRGGFFNKVVDYVYAVDGVTLEIEEGTTYGLVGESGSGKSTIGKTIVGLEKATGGEILFEGTNVTKKRERKQIAYNKDVQMIFQDSMSSLNPKKRVLDIIAEPIRNFERLSDQEEKKKVQGLLDIVGMPTDALYKYPHEFSGGQRQRLGVARAVATNPKLIIADEPVSALDLSVQAQVLNFMKRIQEEYNLSYLFISHDLGVVKHMCDNIAIMNRGRFVEIGTRDDIYNNPQHIYTKRLLSAIPKIDVANREKHKEERRLVDKEFHDLYSQYYDENGRVYDLQSISPTHKVAIKEPIKGGQ from the coding sequence ATGGGAATTATTGAAATTAAAGGCTTAAAAGTGTATTACCCAATACGTGGCGGATTCTTCAATAAAGTTGTTGATTATGTTTACGCAGTAGATGGGGTTACATTAGAAATTGAAGAAGGAACAACGTATGGTTTAGTTGGCGAGTCAGGCTCAGGTAAATCAACGATTGGTAAAACCATTGTTGGCTTAGAAAAAGCTACAGGTGGCGAGATCCTTTTTGAAGGAACAAACGTGACGAAAAAACGTGAAAGAAAACAAATTGCTTATAATAAAGATGTTCAGATGATTTTCCAAGATTCAATGTCAAGTTTGAATCCGAAAAAACGAGTGTTAGACATTATTGCAGAACCAATTAGAAACTTTGAGCGTTTAAGTGATCAAGAGGAAAAGAAAAAAGTCCAAGGATTACTAGATATTGTTGGTATGCCAACAGATGCTCTTTATAAGTATCCACATGAGTTCTCTGGAGGTCAGCGTCAGCGTTTAGGTGTAGCACGTGCTGTAGCGACTAATCCTAAATTGATTATTGCTGATGAGCCTGTATCAGCTCTTGATTTATCAGTTCAGGCTCAAGTACTTAACTTCATGAAACGTATTCAAGAAGAGTACAATCTGAGTTACTTATTTATCTCTCATGATTTAGGTGTGGTAAAACACATGTGTGACAACATCGCTATTATGAACCGTGGTAGATTTGTTGAAATTGGAACAAGAGATGATATTTATAATAACCCACAACACATTTATACAAAACGATTACTATCAGCTATTCCAAAAATTGATGTGGCTAATCGTGAAAAGCATAAAGAAGAGCGTCGTTTAGTCGACAAAGAATTCCATGACTTATATAGTCAATATTATGATGAAAATGGTCGTGTCTATGATTTACAATCTATCAGTCCAACCCATAAAGTGGCTATTAAAGAACCGATCAAAGGGGGACAATAG
- the opp4B gene encoding oligopeptide ABC transporter permease, whose translation MWKTILRRVLLMIPQILVLSLFIFLLAKAMPGDPFTGLINPNMDPATIDKMREAAGLNNPWYVQYFDWMKNALHGDFGQSFLYKLPVSEIIGSRVGNTIWLSLLTVIITYAIALPLGLFAGRYQNSWFDKAVVGYNFISFAVPIFIFALLMLFVFGYRLEWFPTTGSVASGLSKGTMAYTMSRLYHMILPAITQALLATAVTIQYLRNEVIDAKQLDFVRTARAKGVPTNKVFTRHIFRNASLPIAAQLSYEITALISGSVVIEQTFAYPGIGKLFIDAINGRDYSVITALVLILGVVTIIGNLISDIVMSIVDPRIRIQ comes from the coding sequence ATGTGGAAAACGATATTAAGACGTGTGCTACTTATGATTCCACAAATTCTTGTGTTGAGTCTATTTATATTCTTGCTAGCAAAAGCAATGCCAGGGGATCCATTTACAGGTTTAATTAATCCTAACATGGACCCAGCGACGATTGATAAGATGCGTGAAGCAGCAGGGCTTAATAATCCGTGGTACGTTCAATATTTTGACTGGATGAAAAATGCACTACATGGAGATTTTGGACAAAGTTTCCTATATAAATTACCAGTAAGTGAAATCATCGGCTCTCGTGTCGGTAATACAATTTGGTTATCCTTATTAACAGTTATTATTACTTATGCAATTGCGCTACCTTTAGGATTGTTTGCAGGTCGTTACCAAAACTCTTGGTTTGATAAAGCAGTTGTTGGTTATAACTTTATTAGTTTTGCCGTTCCGATTTTTATCTTTGCCTTATTAATGTTATTTGTTTTTGGGTACAGATTAGAGTGGTTCCCAACAACAGGTTCAGTTGCTAGTGGTCTTTCAAAAGGTACAATGGCTTATACAATGAGTCGCTTGTATCATATGATTTTACCAGCGATTACTCAAGCGTTACTTGCAACAGCTGTGACGATTCAGTATTTACGTAATGAAGTGATTGATGCTAAACAATTAGACTTTGTTCGTACAGCTAGAGCTAAAGGTGTTCCAACAAATAAAGTGTTTACTCGTCATATTTTTAGAAATGCCTCATTACCAATTGCAGCACAATTAAGTTATGAAATTACAGCCTTAATTAGTGGTTCTGTTGTTATTGAACAAACCTTTGCTTATCCAGGTATCGGGAAATTATTTATTGATGCAATTAATGGTCGTGACTACTCAGTGATTACAGCCCTTGTTTTAATATTAGGTGTTGTGACGATTATCGGGAACTTGATTTCAGATATTGTGATGAGTATTGTCGATCCAAGAATTCGTATCCAGTAA
- a CDS encoding ABC transporter permease has product MSKDKKQETVPVSAPLTGFKMIVREFKKDKIAIFSLALLVIIFLFIFIGSMVLDQSAVMKVSILDKYNPPGNGWILGADEGGRDVFGQLIIGARNSVVIGFAITIITSIIGVGLGIVAGYYGGIVDGIIMRIVDFIMILPVIMIIIVFVTIVPNYNVVSFVTIMSLFYWVAKARLFRGKTLSEVRRDYISASKTLGTSDFKIMFGELMPNLSSLIITNLTINFAANIGIETTLSYLGFGLPPATPSLGTLIGYASNGVVLSDMTWVWAPASILILVMMLCINYVGQAFKRSADARQRLG; this is encoded by the coding sequence ATGAGTAAAGATAAAAAGCAAGAAACAGTACCTGTTAGTGCGCCACTGACAGGATTTAAAATGATTGTTCGTGAATTTAAAAAAGATAAAATAGCAATATTTTCATTAGCGCTATTAGTTATCATTTTTCTATTCATCTTTATAGGATCAATGGTGTTAGATCAAAGTGCAGTGATGAAGGTAAGTATTTTAGATAAATACAATCCGCCAGGAAATGGTTGGATTTTAGGAGCAGATGAGGGGGGCCGAGATGTTTTTGGTCAATTAATTATCGGAGCTCGTAACTCTGTTGTCATTGGTTTTGCAATTACGATTATTACTTCGATTATTGGGGTAGGATTAGGGATTGTAGCTGGTTATTACGGAGGAATTGTTGACGGAATTATCATGAGAATCGTTGATTTTATTATGATTTTACCTGTCATTATGATTATCATTGTGTTTGTAACGATTGTACCAAACTATAATGTTGTATCATTTGTAACCATTATGAGTTTATTCTATTGGGTAGCAAAAGCTCGTCTATTTAGAGGGAAAACATTATCAGAGGTTCGTCGTGATTATATTAGTGCTTCAAAAACGTTAGGGACAAGTGATTTCAAAATAATGTTTGGTGAGTTAATGCCAAACTTAAGTTCTTTGATTATTACCAACTTAACTATAAATTTTGCAGCTAATATCGGTATTGAAACAACTCTATCATATTTAGGGTTTGGATTACCACCAGCTACACCAAGTTTAGGGACGTTGATTGGTTATGCTTCTAATGGTGTTGTATTATCAGATATGACTTGGGTATGGGCGCCGGCTTCTATCTTGATTTTAGTCATGATGTTATGTATCAACTATGTAGGACAAGCCTTTAAGCGATCAGCAGATGCAAGACAAAGATTAGGTTAA
- a CDS encoding oligopeptide ABC transporter substrate-binding protein: MKNKKLFSAVILGAAATMTLAACGGGKEAGKGGDINNATQTEDVSKFPVKTSHEGKIKDGGTMEVAVVSDSQFKGMFSETFYEDAYDNEFMQPSHEGLFRSDSNFETTDHGIAKKEIDVDKKTIKIKIVKDAVWSDGEPLKAEDIIQPYLIIGNKDYAGIRYGSDFTNIVGMDEYHEGKSDSISGIKKLDDKTVEITYKEMNPGMKQTSETVWTAAMPSHIFKDMPVKGMESSDPVRKNPVTLGPYKMEKINQGESVEFTPNEYYYGEKPKLDKIVMRIAPSNSIVEALKAKKYDMVFSMPTDNYPNYKDVEGYEILGRQDLAYTYIGFKLGTWNEEKGEAEYDPNAKMADKSLRQAMGFALDNDAVANKFYNGLRQPANAIIPPIFSEFSDKELVGYSKQDKDKANKLLDDAGYKKKDGDEFRSTPDGKPLEINFASMAGGETEQPLAEYYVDSWKEIGLDVKLATGRLIEFNSFYDKLKSDSPDIDVYQAAWGLSADPSQSGLYGKDAAFNFTRFVSDENTRLLDEIDSEKSFDNEYRTEKFKEWQAYVADETFVIPTLFRDAVLPVSDRVVDFDWAYDVESNPWSHVGVVEDDK, encoded by the coding sequence ATGAAGAACAAAAAACTATTTAGTGCAGTTATTTTAGGAGCAGCAGCAACAATGACACTAGCAGCTTGTGGTGGTGGTAAAGAAGCAGGAAAAGGTGGCGATATAAACAACGCGACACAAACAGAAGACGTTTCTAAATTTCCTGTAAAAACATCTCACGAAGGAAAAATTAAAGACGGTGGAACAATGGAAGTTGCCGTTGTATCGGATTCACAATTTAAAGGTATGTTCTCTGAAACATTCTATGAAGATGCATATGATAATGAATTTATGCAACCATCTCACGAAGGATTATTCCGTAGTGATTCTAACTTTGAAACAACAGATCATGGTATTGCTAAAAAAGAAATTGATGTTGATAAAAAGACAATCAAAATTAAAATCGTTAAAGATGCTGTCTGGTCAGATGGCGAGCCTTTAAAAGCTGAAGATATTATCCAACCATACTTAATCATTGGTAACAAAGATTATGCGGGTATCCGTTATGGATCAGATTTCACTAACATTGTAGGTATGGATGAGTATCATGAAGGGAAATCTGATAGCATTTCAGGAATTAAAAAGCTTGATGACAAAACTGTAGAGATCACATACAAAGAAATGAACCCAGGTATGAAACAAACAAGTGAAACTGTTTGGACAGCTGCAATGCCTTCTCATATCTTTAAAGATATGCCTGTTAAAGGGATGGAATCTAGTGATCCTGTTCGTAAAAACCCTGTAACATTAGGACCATACAAAATGGAAAAAATTAATCAAGGGGAATCTGTAGAATTTACTCCTAACGAATATTACTACGGAGAAAAACCAAAATTAGATAAAATCGTCATGCGTATTGCTCCAAGTAACTCAATTGTTGAAGCATTAAAAGCGAAAAAATATGACATGGTATTCAGTATGCCAACTGATAACTACCCTAACTATAAAGACGTTGAAGGTTATGAAATCTTAGGTCGTCAAGACTTAGCTTATACTTACATTGGATTCAAACTAGGTACTTGGAACGAAGAAAAAGGTGAAGCAGAATACGATCCAAATGCTAAAATGGCTGACAAATCATTACGTCAAGCGATGGGATTTGCTTTAGATAATGATGCTGTAGCAAACAAATTCTACAACGGATTACGTCAACCGGCTAATGCGATTATTCCACCAATCTTCTCAGAGTTCAGTGATAAAGAATTAGTTGGATATTCTAAACAAGATAAAGACAAAGCAAATAAATTATTAGATGATGCTGGTTACAAGAAAAAAGATGGTGACGAGTTCCGTAGTACACCAGACGGTAAACCACTAGAAATCAACTTTGCTTCTATGGCGGGTGGGGAAACTGAACAACCATTAGCTGAGTACTATGTGGATAGCTGGAAAGAAATCGGTTTAGATGTAAAACTTGCAACAGGTCGTTTAATCGAATTTAACTCATTCTACGATAAACTAAAAAGTGATTCTCCAGACATCGATGTGTACCAAGCAGCTTGGGGATTAAGTGCTGATCCCTCTCAATCAGGTCTATACGGTAAAGATGCGGCATTTAACTTCACTCGTTTTGTAAGTGATGAAAACACTAGATTGTTAGATGAAATTGATTCAGAAAAATCATTCGATAATGAGTACCGTACTGAGAAATTCAAAGAATGGCAAGCATATGTAGCTGATGAAACATTTGTAATCCCAACTCTATTTAGAGATGCAGTATTACCTGTAAGTGACAGAGTTGTAGACTTTGACTGGGCATATGATGTGGAATCAAATCCATGGAGCCATGTTGGTGTCGTTGAGGATGATAAATAA